In a genomic window of Longimicrobiales bacterium:
- a CDS encoding FMN-binding negative transcriptional regulator, which translates to MYIPSSFREEDLPTLHAFLEAHPLAALVTAVGGASDLFATHLPLILDREAGPLGTLRGHVARANPHARQLKAGPAPGLVVFTGPDAYITPNWYPLKREHGRVVPTWNYVAVHASGTVTPREDPEFLLSHLEALTEKHEAARAGGWKVSDAPEEYIAQLMRAIVGLEIRIDRLEGKWKMSQNRSAADIDGVIAGLSESASATDRAVAGIVAERRPGRGH; encoded by the coding sequence ATGTACATCCCTTCCTCCTTCCGCGAAGAAGACCTCCCGACGCTGCACGCGTTCCTGGAGGCACACCCCCTCGCCGCTCTCGTCACCGCCGTCGGGGGAGCCTCCGACCTGTTCGCGACGCATCTCCCGCTCATTCTGGATCGCGAGGCCGGCCCACTGGGCACGCTTCGCGGTCATGTCGCGCGCGCGAACCCGCACGCCCGTCAACTCAAGGCGGGCCCCGCGCCGGGGCTCGTTGTCTTTACCGGACCGGATGCGTACATCACCCCGAACTGGTATCCGCTCAAGCGCGAACACGGGCGCGTCGTTCCGACATGGAATTACGTCGCCGTTCATGCCTCCGGGACCGTGACCCCGCGCGAGGATCCGGAATTTCTGCTTTCCCATCTGGAAGCCCTCACCGAGAAGCATGAAGCCGCGCGCGCAGGGGGATGGAAGGTGAGCGACGCGCCTGAGGAATACATCGCTCAACTGATGCGCGCGATCGTCGGACTCGAGATTCGGATCGATCGCCTCGAGGGCAAATGGAAGATGAGCCAGAACCGGTCGGCGGCCGACATCGACGGTGTCATCGCCGGCCTCTCGGAGTCTGCCTCAGCCACGGACCGCGCCGTCGCCGGCATCGTCGCCGAGCGCAGGCCAGGCAGGGGCCACTGA